The DNA window GCGCTCCTCGTCGATCACGTTGGTGATCAGCACCGCATGATGGGCGGTCAGGGCGCGGCCCGACTCCGAGATGATGTGCGGATGGGGCAGGCCGTGGGTCTCGCAGAGCTGGTGAAACGCGGCGACCACGTTGTTGGCGTACTCGGGCATCGAGTAGTTGGTCGAGCAGTGGCTGCGCGAACGGGTGCCTTCGTAGTCGACCCCGAGGCCGCCGCCGACGTCGACCACCTCGACCGGCGCGCCGGCCTCACGCAGGCTTTGGTAGAAGCGCGCGCATTCGCGCAGGCCGCGCTGGATGTCGCGGATGTTGGCGATCTGCGAGCCGAGGTGGAAGTGGACCAGCTGGAGCGAGTCGAGCATCTCCTCGGCGCGCAGCCGTTCGACCACCTCGATCACCTGGCGTGCGGTGAGGCCGAACTTCGACTTCTCGCCGCCGGAGTTCTGCCACTTGCCCTTGCCCACCGACATCAGCCGTGCGCGCACGCCGATTCGCGGGGCCACGCCGAGATTGCGCGACTCCTCGATGATCAATGAGAGCTCCGAGCTCTTCTCCACCACCAGGAACACCTTGTGGCCGAGCTTCTCGCCCATCAACGCCAGGCGCACGTATTCGCGGTCCTTGTAGCCATTGCAGACGATCAGCGACGGCGACTCGGAGGAGAGCGCGAGCACCCCGAGCAGCTCCGGCTTGCTGCCCGCCTCGAGGCCGACCCGACCGCGCCCGCGCTCAGGCGTGGCGAGCAGCTCCTCGACCACTCGGCGCTGCTGGTTGACCTTGATCGGATAGACCGCGGTATAGCCGCCCTGGTACTCGAGCTCGCTGATCGCGCGGTCGAAGGCGCGACAGAGGTGCTCGACCCTTGAGTGGAGGATGTTGCTGAAGCGGACCAGCACCGGTAGCCGCAGGCCGACGGCTTCGATTCGCCGGGTGAGCTCGGTCAGCTTGATCGCCGGGGTGCCTGCCTCGCCCTTGGGGCGGACCAGCACGTCGCCTTCGGCGTCGACGTCGAAATAGCCGCTGCCCCACTGGTCGATGTTGTAGGTGCGGCGCGCATCCAGCGGGGCGAAGGTCTGGGCACTGGGGGTCATGATGAGCTCCGGGAAAAGGGAGAGCGCCGGGCCAGGCCCGGCGTGCAGAAGATCAGCGAGGAAGCTCGGGCGCGCCGCGCTCGACGCGGGAACGCAGGATGTCGCGATACTGGGTCGGATCCTTCGGCGTCAGCGAGTGCGCGGGCGGGTCGACGTAGATGACCAGGAGCCTGGACAGCCAGTAGCGCAGGGCCGTGAGCTGGAGCATCTTCGGCCAGGCGCGGCGCTCGTCTTCGCTGAACGGACGCTGTGCCATGTAGTTCTCGAGCACCGCGCGATAGCGCGCATCGATGATGTCGCCGTTCTCATCGCTGCACCAGTCGTTGACCAGGATCGCGAGATCGAACAGCAAGTCGCCCGTACAGCCATTGTAGAAGTCGATCAGCCCGGTGAGCCGATCGCCCTCGAACATCGCATTGTCGCGGAACAGGTCACCGTGCAGCGCGCCCTGTGGCAGCTCGCTCGAGTAGCCGAGGTGGCTTTCGAGACTATCGAAGCGATCGAGCATCAGCTGCTGATCCTCTTCGCTGAGGTAGGCCATCACCTTCGGGTGGTTGGCGCCGATCCAGCGCAGGTCGCGCGGGTTGGGGCGCGAGCCCGGGAAGCTGCGGGAAAGATCGTGCATCTTGCCGAGCAGTTGGCCGATCGCGGTGCACTGGGCCAGCGTCGGCGACATCGGGTGGTCGCCCGAGAGCCGGGGGAACAGCAGCGCGGGCCGATTGGCCAGCGTCTGCAGCGCCTTGCCTTCGCGGTCGTGCAACGGGCTTGCCACCGGCAGCTCGTGATTGGCGAGAAAGTCGAGCAGTTCGACGAAGAACGGCAGCTCCTCGCTTTCGCCCTGTTCGAACAGCGTCAGCACCAGCGACTGGCGATCAGTGGTGACGAAGAACGTCGAGTTCTCGGTGCCGCTGGATACTTCGTCCAGCGCAACCAGGCGCCCAGCATCGAAGCGTTCGAGGAAAGCGATGACCTGGGTCTCGCTCAATGGTGTGAAAACCGCCATAGGGTTCCTGGGCGTTCGATCCGTGTCTGGGTGCGCCCCAAGCGCTGGGCTCAGGGCGATGAGGGAGAGATTCTACCATCCGGGGCGCCGTACGCGAGATCGACCGAGGGAGAAGATGCGCGCAAGTGCATTCGCTCACCAGCGCAGCAGGGTCCACTGCGGAATCGCGATGCGCTGGGTGTTGTTCGGCGAGCGCTGGAAGTTGCCGTCGCCGTTGGAGTCGACCAGGAAGTAGGAAGGACCGACGTTCGGCACTACTTCGATCGCATAGAGCTGGCCGTTGACTCGATACTCACGGACCGTACGGTCGTCTTCCTGGCGAGTGGTGATGTCGGGAGCCGGTGCGTCCTGTTGCTGGTCCTGCGCCTGGGCCTGGGCGATGGTCTCGATGCCGATCATCGGCAGCGCCAGGGGTAGGGCGAACAGGGCGCTCAGGAGCGGGACGGAGAGCGTGCGTTTCATAGCATGATCCTTCGATGGGGCCTCCGGGCCGAAAAGTGAGGAGGCGATAGAGGGAGTTTAGGCGTTCGTAACGTCTCAGACCATTGGCACTGCGGATGCCAAATCGACGCACGCTGCGTATCATGCATGGATCATGGGTCCGCTACGCCGCGCGCCTTGCAAGTTCAGCCATTGGGAGCTCTCGATGCCGTCAAAGGCCGCCCCTCCGATCGTCTTCGTCGACGGTTCCGCCTACCTCTACCGCGCCTTCCATGCCCTGCCCCCGCTCTCCACCTCCGATGGGCGCCCCACTGGGGCGGTACGCGGCGTGGTGTCGATGCTCAAGAGCCTGATCAAGCAGTACCCTGAAAGCCCGATGGCGGTGGTGTTCGATGCCAAGGGCAAGACCTTCCGCGACGAGCTGTTCGCCGAGTACAAGGCTCATCGCCCGCCGATGCCGGACGAACTGCGGGCCCAGATCGAGCCGCTGCACGCCTGCGTGCGTGCGCTCGGCCTGCCGCTTTTGTGCGTCGAAGGGGTCGAGGCCGACGACGTGATCGGCACCCTCGCACGCCACGCCACCGAGCAGGGGCGCGACGCGGTGATTTCGACCGGCGACAAGGACATGGCCCAGCTGGTCAATAGCCATATCACCCTGGTCAACACGATGAAGGGCGAGACCCTCGATCCCACAGGGGTCGAGGAGAAGTTCGGCATTCCGCCGGAGCTGATCGTCGACTACCTGGCGCTGATGGGGGATTCGGTCGACAACATTCCAGGCGTTCC is part of the Halotalea alkalilenta genome and encodes:
- the speA gene encoding biosynthetic arginine decarboxylase is translated as MTPSAQTFAPLDARRTYNIDQWGSGYFDVDAEGDVLVRPKGEAGTPAIKLTELTRRIEAVGLRLPVLVRFSNILHSRVEHLCRAFDRAISELEYQGGYTAVYPIKVNQQRRVVEELLATPERGRGRVGLEAGSKPELLGVLALSSESPSLIVCNGYKDREYVRLALMGEKLGHKVFLVVEKSSELSLIIEESRNLGVAPRIGVRARLMSVGKGKWQNSGGEKSKFGLTARQVIEVVERLRAEEMLDSLQLVHFHLGSQIANIRDIQRGLRECARFYQSLREAGAPVEVVDVGGGLGVDYEGTRSRSHCSTNYSMPEYANNVVAAFHQLCETHGLPHPHIISESGRALTAHHAVLITNVIDEERQLAPTLPERSQGDVQLDILWNSYEWLAEPAEPRVLAEYYHDVLQAISDLQDRFVFGDVSLELRAEGEAVYMAACHRLRGRLDPRNRSHREILDELDEKLADKLFVNFSLFQSVPDAWGIDQIFPVLPLTNLDEPPTRRGVIQDITCDSDGRFEMYVDGQGIESTLPLPDWDDDGEKLLGMFLVGAYQEILGDLHNLFGDTDSIDVAVDAEGQWHLGAPVNGDSVAQVLGYVNFDVAKLRERFKRQLLRSELSASDRGTFLDELEAGLEGYTYLEQ
- a CDS encoding homoserine kinase, with amino-acid sequence MAVFTPLSETQVIAFLERFDAGRLVALDEVSSGTENSTFFVTTDRQSLVLTLFEQGESEELPFFVELLDFLANHELPVASPLHDREGKALQTLANRPALLFPRLSGDHPMSPTLAQCTAIGQLLGKMHDLSRSFPGSRPNPRDLRWIGANHPKVMAYLSEEDQQLMLDRFDSLESHLGYSSELPQGALHGDLFRDNAMFEGDRLTGLIDFYNGCTGDLLFDLAILVNDWCSDENGDIIDARYRAVLENYMAQRPFSEDERRAWPKMLQLTALRYWLSRLLVIYVDPPAHSLTPKDPTQYRDILRSRVERGAPELPR
- a CDS encoding DUF2782 domain-containing protein — its product is MKRTLSVPLLSALFALPLALPMIGIETIAQAQAQDQQQDAPAPDITTRQEDDRTVREYRVNGQLYAIEVVPNVGPSYFLVDSNGDGNFQRSPNNTQRIAIPQWTLLRW